A single genomic interval of Sceloporus undulatus isolate JIND9_A2432 ecotype Alabama chromosome 2, SceUnd_v1.1, whole genome shotgun sequence harbors:
- the TUSC1 gene encoding tumor suppressor candidate gene 1 protein — protein MRRMRTASRQWRGDGGNNCCCFCAAQAGNPNSSFSSSRRPRCSFARRGRGPERECCVCGGWRGRAGGSPQQLAERYADLAASHAEALRLGEERERQSRRLGEENARLRLENRRLRRENRSLFRQALKLQHQQQCQLPEPEVEASRAPGEEEEEEEQRGGKRARIEEGAETGVA, from the coding sequence ATGAGGCGCATGCGCACCGCCAGCCGGCAGTGGCGGGGGGACGGCGGCAacaactgctgctgcttctgcgcCGCCCAGGCAGGTAATCCCAACAGCAGCTTTAGCAGTAGCCGCCGCCCTCGCTGCAGCTTTGCGCGGAGGGGTCGCGGTCCGGAAAGGGAGTGCTGCGTCTGCGGCGGTTGGCGAGGCCGGGCGGGCGGCTCGCCTCAGCAGCTGGCGGAGCGATACGCGGACTTGGCCGCGAGCCACGCGGAAGCGCTGAGGCTGGGCGAGGAGCGCGAGAGGCAGAGCCGGCGCTTGGGGGAAGAGAACGCGCGGCTGAGGCTGGAGAACCGGCGCCTGCGCAGAGAGAACAGGAGCCTCTTCCGCCAGGCCTTGAAgctgcagcaccagcagcagtgcCAGTTGCCCGAACCGGAAGTGGAGGCCTCAAGGGCcccaggagaagaagaggaggaggaggagcaaagggGTGGCAAAAGGGCGCGAATCGAGGAAGGTGCGGAGACGGGCGTGGCCTGA